The Dyadobacter sp. 676 DNA window TGTTCCAGGGGCGTCCGGGCCTGTTTTTTGTAGAAAATTCTTCTCACGACGGCCGAAGTCGTTGAACTTCGCATCAGACTACCCGGTTTAACCGGGTGGGGCGTGTTGAAACTCTTCGCTTTTATGACCAGCTTTGTATTTTATTGCTATACTTCCTGAACCTTATGCTCAAAATCTCTATCACCGGTCTTTTTGCCGCTTTCGTTATTCTCAATCATACGAAGCCCGCGTTTGCCCAAAACGACTCGCTTGGCACGCGTGAGTTGCATGAAGTCACCGTGCACGCATTCGAATCCGAAAAAGACCCGCTTACCACGACCGCCACCGTCGGAATGCTCAGTCCGCGTTCGTTGGGCCGCTTTTCCAATTACACCTGGGCCAATGCCGTCAATACCATTCCGGGCGTGCGGATGGAAGAACGTTCCCCGGGAAGCTACCGGTTTTCGGTCCGCGGAAGTTTGATCAGGTCGCCTTTCGGGGTACGAAATGTAAAATTCTACTGGAACGGCATTCCGTTTACCGACGCAAGCGGCAATACGCCGCTGAACTCGCTCGATTACGGGGCTATTCAAAGCATGGAAGTAATCAAGGGACCGGGCAGCAGCATTTATGGGGCGGGTACCGGCGGTGTAGTGCTCATGCAGAGCCGTCCGGACAATGTTTACCAGAACAGGGCCGAACAGAGTGTGAGTTTTGGCAAATATGGCTTCCAAAGCCGGAATTCAACCTTGCAGATCGGCGGGATATCCATTCAATACGGCCATAGCGAGCAGGACGGCTACCGCGACCACAGCGCCATGGCCCGGGACGCGATCCGCTTTACTTCAACCTCGGGCATAGGCGAAAAAGGTGCATTGTCCCTGCTGGGGATGTATTCGGATTTATACTATCAGACACCGGGCGGGATTACATTGGCCCAATATCAGAATAATCCCAGATTGGCCCGCCAGTCGACGCCAACCGTTCCCGGCAGCGAGGCGCAACGAGCGGCTATTTATACCAAAATGGCATTGCTGGGCGGCAATTACGTGCTGCCATTATCCGAAAGCTGGACCCAATCCACCGCATTGTACCTCACATTCACTGATTTCGCCAACCCGTTTATTTCCAATTTCGAGAAACGCGACGAAAACGGTATCGGAGGCCGGAATATCTGGCAAAACAAGGCGGATTGGGGCAACGTCAAAACCAACTGGACCAGCGGTTTCGAATGGCAATACGGAAAATCGGCGCAACGGAATTACGATAACAAAGGTGGAGTGGCCGACAAGCAGCAAACCGTCGAAGACATCCGCACAACCAATCTCTCCGTTTTCAGCCAGCTGGAAGCAACTTTGCTCACAGATCTGACTTTAAGCGCGGGTTTAAGCTACAACAGTTCGAAATACAAATACGAACGCTATTTCCCCCTGCCGTACAATGAGGACCAAAAGACCTTCGACGGCATATTCGTTCCCCGTTTTGCCGCTAATAAGGTGATCGCCGGCAACTGGTCGGTTACGGCCTCGTTCAGCGGCGGTTTTTCGCCGCCTACCTTGCAGGAAGTGCGGCCGTCGGCGGGCGGCTTCCGGAAAGACCTGGAAGCGGAAAAAGGTAATAATACCGAAATCGGAATCCGCAAAGCCGGGAAGGTTATTTCCGGGGAAATCAGCCTGTATCATTTCGGCCTTCGCGACGCCATTGTGCGCAGGCTCGACGAAGCGGGCGCGGAATATTTTGTGAATGCCGGCAAGACCAGACAACGTGGCGTCGAATGGAACATCGCCTGGGACATTCTTTCGAATCCGCAGCTGCCGGTGATGCTGAAACTCTGGAATACCGGCACCTATACCAAATATAGCTACGAAGAATTCCGGCAGGCCGATGCGGACCTGAGCGGGAAACTCATACCCGGCATTCCGCGTTTCTCTCAATCGACGGGCCTCGATGTGCTGCTCAAATACGGCATTTCCGCATTCCTGACTTATCAGCATGGCGATTCATTTTATCTTAACGATGTAAATACCGCCAAAAACACTGCCTACAACCAATGGACGGCGCGTGTAAGCTGGAAGAAAAGCTGGGGGCAACATTTTTACAGCGAAGTGTCGGCATCGGCCGAGAAGGTCAACGCCGGGATTTATAGCCTGGGTTATGACCTGAATGCATTCGGCAACCGCTATTACAACGGCGCTCCGAAAAACAACCTCTGGGCCGGCGTGAAGATCGGCTGGGAGTGGCAGAAAAACTCGAAATAATGCATTTATACATCCATATCCCCTTTTGCAAACAGGCTTGCCATTATTGCGATTTCCATTTCAGCACCAATACAGCTCAAAAACGCGCTATCGTAGAGGCAATTGCGCGGGAAATCGTGCTACGGAAGGCCTATTTGCCAACGGGGGACTTGGAAACCATCTACTTCGGCGGCGGCACGCCCTCGATGCTCGACGAGCAGGAACTGCATTTGCTGCTCGACACCATCCATGCGCATTTCGACGTAGCGCCCGATGCTGAAATCACCCTGGAAGCCAACCCCGACGACCTGAATGCGGCTTCTCTCCGGATGTTTGCCGAGGCGGGTATCAACAGGCTGAGCATCGGCATCCAATCGTTCCACGAGCCGCATTTGCGCTTCATGAACCGGGCGCATTCCGCATCGGAAGCCGAACAATGTGTGAAACTCGCCCGACAGGCCGGTGTCGATAATATTTCCATTGACCTGATTTACGCCATTCCCTCGGAAAGCCATGACATTCTTTTTAATGATCTGGCGAAGGCTTTTACGCTGAATATTGCCCATATTTCGGCCTATTGCCTCACGATCGAGCCGCAGACTGCATTTGGAAGCTGGTTGAAAAAGAAGAAAATCCAGCCGATCGAGGAAGAGTATGCGGCGCAGCAATTTGAAATACTCGTGAAATCCCTGGCGGCAAATGGTTATGAACAATACGAAATCTCGAATTTCGCGCGCGACGGCCGTTACAGCCGCCATAACAGCTCTTACTGGAAGCAACATCCCTACCTGGGCGCGGGCCCGAGCGCGCACTCGTACAACGGCGCGAGCCGCGAATACAATGTTTCCAGCAATGCCAGATACTTGGAAGCGATCCAAAAGGGCATCGTTCCGGCAACCGTAGAAACACTTACCCGTGCAGACCAAACCAACGAATACCTGCTAACCGGCCTGCGAACCAAATGGGGAGTTGAATTACAAAAACTGGAAAGGCTCTCCGCCGGTGCATTCGCGCTCCAAGCGGCCGATGAACTGGCCAGGATGACCCGGAAAGGCTGGATCAGGGAGGATTCGGGGATATTGCTGCTTACCGAAGCCGGCAAGCTCTTCGCCGACCGCATCGCAAGCGATCTCTTTATCGACTAAAACCGGTTCGCCGGACTCTCGCCGGGCAAACCGGTTTATCGGATTACACCAGCTCGGCGTTCAGCGTGATTTCCGCGTTCAGCAGCTGGGAAATCGGGCATTCCTTCTTCGCTTTGTCGGCAACCTGGGCAAATTGCTCCGCGCTGATACCGGGCACCTGTGCTTTCAGGTCGATCGCGCTTTTTACAACCTGGCCTTTGGCCGGATCGAGGGAAACGGTAGCGGTGGCATTCAGCTCGTCGGCGGTGAACCCGGCCGCATTCAGTTCAAAGCTCAGTTTCATGGCGAAACATCCGGCGTGTGCGGCGGCAATCAACTCTTCGGGGTTGGTGCCTTTGCCTTCCGCAAAGCGGGTATTGAAAGAGTACTGGGTGTTTTCCAGAACTGTGCTCTGCGTGCTGATCGTACCTGTACCTTCTTTGCCGGTACCTTTCCAGATGGCTGTTGCTTTACGGTTAATCATCGTTGTTCCTTTTAATGTTAGTTGATTCTTAAAAGCGTTGTTTCGGGAAAAGTAGCATGCCTTTGCTATCTACGCAAATGATTTTACGATTAATCGTACAATAATGTGTTAGCGGTCTCAGTTCCAGTGTATGCCCGCCCGAATGCGTGGAACGGCATTTTTTAGTTAATAAAGGTTAACGCCCGATCCGGATTTAAACTTTATAATTGCATCATTATCTAATCACAAATTTTTAACAGATTTCTCATTTTAATTACTCGCAAGTCATGAACAGAAAACTCTTGCCCCTGCTGTTACTCGCTATTGCCGCAATATTTCAAGGTTGCGAAGGCCCGAAAGGGGACCCGGGCCCCAAAGGAGATCCGGGAGATTCATATGTGGGACAAACCTTCGATATCATCAACGTGGATTTCACCGCCGGCAACAAATATTCCTATACACTCAATTTCGACCAGCAAAAGATCGAAGTCCTGCCGTCCGACGCCGTGCTCGTTTACGTGTACTGGAACGACGCGGGAGGCTTGAAAGCATACCGCCCGTTGCCTCAGACTGCATTTCTCACCAATCCCAACGGTATAGTCACCTACAATTTCGACAGAACCGACGATGATATGATGATTTTCATGGACGGCAATGTGAACCTGGCCAATGTAGCTACCGACTGGACCCACGGCTTCGAATTCCGCGTGGTGGTCATTCCGTCCGATTTCCTGCAGCGCACCAACGCAGAAGTGGACCTGAACAGCTACGAATCCGTTGTGAAGGCATTCAATATCGACGAGTCGAAAGTGAAGAAAATTTCGGCCAGGTAATCAAAAAGTTCCCGACAGCTTGGGTTTCTGGAATATTTTTTATAAAATCCGGTAAAAATTACCGGATTTCTTTTTTTCCCTGACGTATGAAAATTGTTTGCAGCACACTCTTTACCCTTCTGGTCGCGGCGTTTGGATCACAAGCACAAACTTTTACCGAAGAGACGAATCAGTACCGAAACAAATACAAGGAAGAATTCCTGCATTCCGAGAATTCCCCTCTCAAAGCGGCCGATCTACCCTACCTGCAGTTCTACGAACCCGATTCCAGCTACCGCGTCGAAGCACGTTTTGAGAAGGTGAAAGGGAAATCTTTTGAAATGCCCACTTACAGCGGAATGAATAAAACTTACGTCAAATACGGGGTTTTGAAATTCAAGGTCAACGGGCGCAGGCAGAAACTGACGGTTTACCGGAGCCTTAGCCTGCAACAACTGGCCAAGTACAAGGACTATCTGTTTGTCCCTTTTAAAGATAAAACCAACGGCTCGGAAACCTACGGTGGCGGCCGTTATCTCGATCTTAAAACGACCGACCTGAAAGATGGTACCTGCCTGCTCGACTTCAACAAGGCCTATAATCCTTATTGCGCATACAGCACCGGCTACAACTGTCCGATCCCGCCGATTGACAACCACCTGGCTATTGCGATAGCCGCCGGGGAAAAGAATTTTACCAAACACCAGCACGAGGCCAGCATTAAATAACGAGAGTACCTGCCAACAGAAACGCCCGGCCGTGTTGCACAGCCGGGCGTTTCTGCAAATGCATTTGAAATTAACCTTTCAATATTTCCTTTTGCTTCAAAATCCGTTCGAAAACCTTAATATCGTGCTCGGACGTAAAGATGGAGAACGGCAAATGCAGAAATTGCCCTTTCGAAATAACGAGCACATAAGCGTCCTTGTCCTTGTAACCTTCCAGGATCTGCTCCCACTTCATTACGCTTCCTTCCTTCTGGTTAAGCTTCATGATGATCTGGCGGTTGTCGATCTCGTAAGAGAACTTCTCGAACATCGGCTTGTACTGGGCAAGTTGCGTGATGCCTGTAAACTGGATCAGCCAGAACAAAATGTACAGGACAACGCCCACTAAAACAGTAATGTAAATCCAGAGGTTGGGATAAACGCCGGTGAGGTTGATCACCGCGTTAATCAGGATAATGGCCAGTGGGATAAGCCCCCATTTGAGCTGCGTTTTGAAAAAATAACGCATGGCCAACGAAATGTATTTTTGGGTAGGTAAGGCGTACTTCTTGGTGCGAACCGCAGCCGGGTTCGTAGGCATTTGATAGACGGGCTGGTGCTTGTTTACCGAAACTTTGGCCATAACTCTCTTTAAATTAACGATC harbors:
- a CDS encoding TonB-dependent receptor, with product MLKISITGLFAAFVILNHTKPAFAQNDSLGTRELHEVTVHAFESEKDPLTTTATVGMLSPRSLGRFSNYTWANAVNTIPGVRMEERSPGSYRFSVRGSLIRSPFGVRNVKFYWNGIPFTDASGNTPLNSLDYGAIQSMEVIKGPGSSIYGAGTGGVVLMQSRPDNVYQNRAEQSVSFGKYGFQSRNSTLQIGGISIQYGHSEQDGYRDHSAMARDAIRFTSTSGIGEKGALSLLGMYSDLYYQTPGGITLAQYQNNPRLARQSTPTVPGSEAQRAAIYTKMALLGGNYVLPLSESWTQSTALYLTFTDFANPFISNFEKRDENGIGGRNIWQNKADWGNVKTNWTSGFEWQYGKSAQRNYDNKGGVADKQQTVEDIRTTNLSVFSQLEATLLTDLTLSAGLSYNSSKYKYERYFPLPYNEDQKTFDGIFVPRFAANKVIAGNWSVTASFSGGFSPPTLQEVRPSAGGFRKDLEAEKGNNTEIGIRKAGKVISGEISLYHFGLRDAIVRRLDEAGAEYFVNAGKTRQRGVEWNIAWDILSNPQLPVMLKLWNTGTYTKYSYEEFRQADADLSGKLIPGIPRFSQSTGLDVLLKYGISAFLTYQHGDSFYLNDVNTAKNTAYNQWTARVSWKKSWGQHFYSEVSASAEKVNAGIYSLGYDLNAFGNRYYNGAPKNNLWAGVKIGWEWQKNSK
- the hemW gene encoding radical SAM family heme chaperone HemW, which produces MHLYIHIPFCKQACHYCDFHFSTNTAQKRAIVEAIAREIVLRKAYLPTGDLETIYFGGGTPSMLDEQELHLLLDTIHAHFDVAPDAEITLEANPDDLNAASLRMFAEAGINRLSIGIQSFHEPHLRFMNRAHSASEAEQCVKLARQAGVDNISIDLIYAIPSESHDILFNDLAKAFTLNIAHISAYCLTIEPQTAFGSWLKKKKIQPIEEEYAAQQFEILVKSLAANGYEQYEISNFARDGRYSRHNSSYWKQHPYLGAGPSAHSYNGASREYNVSSNARYLEAIQKGIVPATVETLTRADQTNEYLLTGLRTKWGVELQKLERLSAGAFALQAADELARMTRKGWIREDSGILLLTEAGKLFADRIASDLFID
- a CDS encoding OsmC family protein, translated to MINRKATAIWKGTGKEGTGTISTQSTVLENTQYSFNTRFAEGKGTNPEELIAAAHAGCFAMKLSFELNAAGFTADELNATATVSLDPAKGQVVKSAIDLKAQVPGISAEQFAQVADKAKKECPISQLLNAEITLNAELV
- a CDS encoding DUF1684 domain-containing protein — translated: MKIVCSTLFTLLVAAFGSQAQTFTEETNQYRNKYKEEFLHSENSPLKAADLPYLQFYEPDSSYRVEARFEKVKGKSFEMPTYSGMNKTYVKYGVLKFKVNGRRQKLTVYRSLSLQQLAKYKDYLFVPFKDKTNGSETYGGGRYLDLKTTDLKDGTCLLDFNKAYNPYCAYSTGYNCPIPPIDNHLAIAIAAGEKNFTKHQHEASIK
- a CDS encoding YcxB family protein, coding for MAKVSVNKHQPVYQMPTNPAAVRTKKYALPTQKYISLAMRYFFKTQLKWGLIPLAIILINAVINLTGVYPNLWIYITVLVGVVLYILFWLIQFTGITQLAQYKPMFEKFSYEIDNRQIIMKLNQKEGSVMKWEQILEGYKDKDAYVLVISKGQFLHLPFSIFTSEHDIKVFERILKQKEILKG